Proteins from a genomic interval of Hemicordylus capensis ecotype Gifberg chromosome 14, rHemCap1.1.pri, whole genome shotgun sequence:
- the LOC128337714 gene encoding uncharacterized protein LOC128337714 isoform X1 translates to MPLLEKQENGEQVLVKNEAYLQILKNKDQRKRLVHEICTFLDSSQSVQEIDALRTENRKLKNANSRLRYKTKDWALKKEEYENEIERLSGEISNYLNVTNFWYEESELLNSQDKRMLSEPRKHVSTQTERTFGLEKRTVETQTGDDSSSYIVEDSLSQDEFE, encoded by the exons ATGCCATTACTTGAAAAACAGG AAAATGGTGAGCAGGTGCTGGTGAAAAACGAGGCCTATCTGCAGATTTT AAAAAACAAAGATCAGAGGAAGAGGCTTGTGCATGAAATCTGCACCTTTTTGGACAGCAGCCAGTCT GTTCAGGAGATTGATGCTCTAAGAACAGAAAACAGGAAGCTTAAGAATGCG AACTCAAGGCTGCGTTATAAAACAAAAG aCTGGGCACTAAAGAAAGAAGAATATGAAAA tgaGATTGAGAGACTTTCGGGCGAGATATCAAATTACCTGAATGTCACAAACTTCTGG TATGAAGAATCTGAGCTTCTCAACAGCCAAG ATAAAAGAATGCTAAGTGAACCAAGAAAACATGTCAG CACTCAGACAGAGCGCACTTTTGGACTGGAGAAGAG AACTGTTGAAACTCAGACTGGTGACGATAGCTCAAG CTACATTGTTGAAGACTCATTATCACAG GATGAGTTCGAATAG
- the LOC128337714 gene encoding uncharacterized protein LOC128337714 isoform X3: protein MQLHTARDAQSLIPCPNPNPNNSPPQIWRPPHTHYCWLSLSLWTTTTARGGVPSPPSTRRPLESPLLESWPGAAVEETPQAPPRSPKLRLEAGEKRRRAREPGFAWKMPLLEKQENGEQVLVKNEAYLQILKNKDQRKRLVHEICTFLDSSQSVQEIDALRTENRKLKNANSRLRYKTKDWALKKEEYENEIERLSGEISNYLNVTNFWYEESELLNSQDKRMLSEPRKHVSTQTERTFGLEKRTVETQTGDDSSRYQTLHC, encoded by the exons ATGCAACTTCACACGGCCAGGGATGCTCAGAGCCTTATTCcatgccctaaccctaaccctaacaactcccctccccaaatctggcgacccccccacacacattattgctggctctctctctctctctggactacCACAACCGCGCGGGGGGGGGTCCCGAGCCCGCCTTCTACCCGGCGACCGTTAGAGAGCCCCCTCCTCGAGAGCTGGCCCGGGGCGGCCGTTGAAGAGACCCCGCAGGCTCCCCCTCGCTCCCCAAAACTCAGGCTTGAGGCCGGCGAGAAGAGGCGCAGAGCGAGAGAGCCGG GTTTTGCTTGGAAAATGCCATTACTTGAAAAACAGG AAAATGGTGAGCAGGTGCTGGTGAAAAACGAGGCCTATCTGCAGATTTT AAAAAACAAAGATCAGAGGAAGAGGCTTGTGCATGAAATCTGCACCTTTTTGGACAGCAGCCAGTCT GTTCAGGAGATTGATGCTCTAAGAACAGAAAACAGGAAGCTTAAGAATGCG AACTCAAGGCTGCGTTATAAAACAAAAG aCTGGGCACTAAAGAAAGAAGAATATGAAAA tgaGATTGAGAGACTTTCGGGCGAGATATCAAATTACCTGAATGTCACAAACTTCTGG TATGAAGAATCTGAGCTTCTCAACAGCCAAG ATAAAAGAATGCTAAGTGAACCAAGAAAACATGTCAG CACTCAGACAGAGCGCACTTTTGGACTGGAGAAGAG AACTGTTGAAACTCAGACTGGTGACGATAGCTCAAGGTATCAAACA CTACATTGTTGA
- the LOC128337714 gene encoding uncharacterized protein LOC128337714 isoform X2, producing the protein MQLHTARDAQSLIPCPNPNPNNSPPQIWRPPHTHYCWLSLSLWTTTTARGGVPSPPSTRRPLESPLLESWPGAAVEETPQAPPRSPKLRLEAGEKRRRAREPGFAWKMPLLEKQENGEQVLVKNEAYLQILKNKDQRKRLVHEICTFLDSSQSVQEIDALRTENRKLKNANSRLRYKTKDWALKKEEYENEIERLSGEISNYLNVTNFWYEESELLNSQDKRMLSEPRKHVSTQTERTFGLEKRTVETQTGDDSSRYQTVGRSNS; encoded by the exons ATGCAACTTCACACGGCCAGGGATGCTCAGAGCCTTATTCcatgccctaaccctaaccctaacaactcccctccccaaatctggcgacccccccacacacattattgctggctctctctctctctctggactacCACAACCGCGCGGGGGGGGGTCCCGAGCCCGCCTTCTACCCGGCGACCGTTAGAGAGCCCCCTCCTCGAGAGCTGGCCCGGGGCGGCCGTTGAAGAGACCCCGCAGGCTCCCCCTCGCTCCCCAAAACTCAGGCTTGAGGCCGGCGAGAAGAGGCGCAGAGCGAGAGAGCCGG GTTTTGCTTGGAAAATGCCATTACTTGAAAAACAGG AAAATGGTGAGCAGGTGCTGGTGAAAAACGAGGCCTATCTGCAGATTTT AAAAAACAAAGATCAGAGGAAGAGGCTTGTGCATGAAATCTGCACCTTTTTGGACAGCAGCCAGTCT GTTCAGGAGATTGATGCTCTAAGAACAGAAAACAGGAAGCTTAAGAATGCG AACTCAAGGCTGCGTTATAAAACAAAAG aCTGGGCACTAAAGAAAGAAGAATATGAAAA tgaGATTGAGAGACTTTCGGGCGAGATATCAAATTACCTGAATGTCACAAACTTCTGG TATGAAGAATCTGAGCTTCTCAACAGCCAAG ATAAAAGAATGCTAAGTGAACCAAGAAAACATGTCAG CACTCAGACAGAGCGCACTTTTGGACTGGAGAAGAG AACTGTTGAAACTCAGACTGGTGACGATAGCTCAAGGTATCAAACAGTAGGTCGTAGTAATTCTTGA